DNA sequence from the Lagenorhynchus albirostris chromosome 13, mLagAlb1.1, whole genome shotgun sequence genome:
TCTCTTCGTTGTTTATTCCCTTTTATTCACTTCCATTCTCCTTCCCCTCATAGGCATCTGCTTTAACGTGTCTAATATTTGCCTAGATAGGTGTATATCCTTGAAAGATAGTGTGTTTATcttctgtatatgtgtgtttttaacGTGCCAAAGTGGTACTCTACcttagatcattttttttttaaactcaatacCATGTTTTTACAACTCTGTTTTCTATTGCTCTGTATTTCTGTCTGTGTATCTGTATCTTTGTATCTAGTTCATTGTTTCGGGCACTTGCTGAGTGTTTAGTTTTGTGATTTACTATATTTTACTTATCTGTTCGCCAAGCCGTAGCTGCTTGGATTGCCTTTATCTCCTAAGACTACAGATAGGACTACACCGAACACCCTTACACATCTACTTTGGGAGCTCTGAGAGCTTGCTGAGTGCATACGGAGGAGTGGGTGCATAcggaggagtggaattgcttagTCGTGGAGGGAGGCACTCCAGCGTTCTCTAGAACAGCAGTAACGGGTTTTGTCAGTGCCCCCGTCAGTGGTCCAGGTTCCTGTATTCTGACGTCCTTGCTGACACAATGTATTATCTAGCtgtcttattttttttgctgGTCTGATGAGTATAAAGTGATTTcttcttatttacatttttcttgaaCATCTCTTTATATTTGTTAGCTATTtagatttctccttttgtgaatAACTAGTTCATTTAGttggtccatttttaaaaattgcatttcatTTTTGCTATTACTGATTTGGAGTTCTTTTATGATAATCCATTTGGTTTAAACATTGCATATGCCTTCCTCCTATCTGTTGTCCTTTTTGGAACTGAAATCTTTCACTTGAATCAAATCTgtcattttgtttgtgtgtttagttttttgagttGTGGATAGTTACAAAGATATTTTCCACAGCTGCTTCTGTAGCTTCATaattttacctttcacatttaggACTTTATCTGGAGCTAAGTTTGAGATTGTATTGATTATCAGTATTACCTGTAGTTCTTAGTACCTGTAGTTagttgttcctttaaaaaatccCCAAGCTATATTATTAGGAACATGATTGGACATATTCTTTACATCTTCTTGATCTGCTATTCCTTCATCGGTATGTCATGCTCCTTTTTGACCCttgtgatttctttaaaaatttttttttttaatttgtattggagtatagttgacttacagtgttgtgttagttacaggtgtatagcaaagtgaatccgttacaCATATACTGTTTTAACGTGTTAGTATTCAGTCTGCTGCCTGTTTGTTGTTCTTGTGCCTGTTTGTCTGGTGTATCTATCCCATCttgcatttttctaatttctgtgCCCTTTGGTTGCTTGGTTTGATttttgtagcagctttattgagatacaattaacATATAATACCACCTGCCCATTTAAAGTGTAAGTTCAGTGGTTTCTAGTATACTCACATTTGTGCATCCACCTACCAGTCCGTTTTCgtcacctgaaaaagaaatccgCATCCTTCAGCCCCCATTTTGAGTCCCCTCTTCATCCCAGCTCCAGAGAgccactcatctactttctgtctctatggatttgcctaatctggatgtttcatataaatggaatcatacaatatgtgggcTTCTTTCcctcagaataatgttttcaaggtttatccatgttgtagcatgaatcagtccttcatttattttaattgctgaataatattccattgtatggatatatcacattttttattcattcatcaattgatgaattTTGGATTGTTGCTGCTTTTTGGCTGCTATGAATAATGATACTATGCAgatttgtgtgcaagtttttttttttaatgaacccaCCCAAtttctcattaattaattaattaaagttttggctgcattgggtctttgttgttgtgcgcgggctttctctagttgtggtgagcgggggctactctttgttgtggtacgcgggcttctcgttgtggtggcttctcattgcagagcacaggctctaggtgcacaggcttcagtagttgtggcacgtgcgctcagtagttgtggctcgcgggctctggagcgcaggctcagtagttgcgacgcatgggcttagttgctccgcggcatgtggaatcctcccggaccagggctcgaacccgtgtcccctgcactggcaggcagatacttgaccactgtgccaccagggaagtccctgtgtgcaagtttttgtgtggacttatgtttttatttctcctatatatatatccttttgttgaattgctgggtcatgcgGTAACTGTTTAATCCTTTGAAGAactgccaggctgttttccaaGTGGCTgcccattttacgttcccaccagcatgTGTGaagattccagtttctccacatcctcactaatacttcttattgtctttttttattttttggccacaccacacggcatgtgggatctcagttccccaacccagggatcgaacccgtgccctctgcagtggaagcgtggagtcccaaccactggaccatcagggaattcctgtctttttgattgtagccatcctagtggatgcgAGGTTTTATCTCGTTTTGATTTTTCCCTCGGCTTTTACACGTGCATTTTATGAGATGTTACACGTGATTCTTACATTCTGAGATCTGTCAGCATCACATTAGTTTGGCAAATGTCAAGAGCCTGAATATCTCAATTAGTCTTTAAAAAACACTTtctaggagcttccctggtggcgcggtggttgacagtccgcctgccgatgcaggggacacgggttcgtgccccggtctgggaagatcccacatgccgcagagcggctgggcccgtgagccatggccgctgagcctgcgcgtccagagcctgtgctccgcaacgggaggccacaacagtgagaggcccgcgtagtgcaaaaaacccccaaaaaacccccccaaaaccactttctagctgtgctCAGTGTTTGTCTTTATTGTAATAATAGaaagatgttttctttaaataagtgtaagtaaaacaatttgaaaaaaagatattccttttCAAACAGCCTTTTGTTCCCTTGGTATTTTATAcaaagtagcagcagcagcatcacctgggctcTTGTTAGAAATGGAAATGCTTGGTCCCCTCCCCGGGCCTCCTGCAACTGGTAGCTCGGGGCAGGGCCCAGCCCTCTGTTGCAGCATCCACTGGCAGATCTGCATGCATGCTCCACTCGGAGTACCATGTTAAATAGGTGATGctatatgtttttaattattttcctgtctttttatactctgattttaatcttttaagaacagatattcaacaaatattctaaAGCATTTTTTATGTCTCTGCTGAGGGCAGCATAACATACTAAAAATATGGTGACAGTACAGAACATAAACCTCCCCTGAACTTGCTGTACTTTTTCCAGAGTTTGCTTCCAGTGGCAGTGAGTTTGCTATAAGACAGTCTTGTTGGCACTCTGAATGCCCAGCACCCGTAACGGGTTTTATAAAACCAGAGGCAGAGGTAGCAGCCTAAGCAAGTGTCTCATATGTGTTAGGTAGTTAATGAAAGGCTGCTTTTGTAGGAAATAGGGCAGATTCCTTTAAGTTCACAGCCCTTTGAGTCCGAATCTTTTGCCTGGTTCCGTTCCTCAGCTGAGAGGCCAGGCCTGTgatctttcccttcccttttagtGTTGGCTTTCAACTGCTCGTGCTTCTCATTTTCCAGAATGAGTCATTCGTTCCACCCTTTCTCTCGAATTTAACATCCTTGGTTGGCTTCTCTTTGTCCTTATGAATCATtgattcatttaagaaatatctGTGGCTTACCTACAGTGTGACAGGGATTGGACATCACTGATTCATTAATAGTTTGGggctctgctctcatggagcttaccagTCTGGtggtaagaaacagaaaataaccaCAGGTAATCGAATAGATGTAAATTGTAAAACACGTGCTGTGAAGGGCAGGAGCCCGTGGAGTGACAGAGCATGGCGGGGGTGAGGGGCCACCAGCTTAGGCAGGGTCCTCGGGGATGGCTGAGAAAGGCTGAACAAGGAGGTCTTGGAGAGAAAATCTGAAGGGTGAGAAGCAGCCAGTCCTCTCAGAGAGTGGAGACAAGAACCTTGTGGGTACTGAGCGCATACAGTCAGGTTCTGAGGTGAGAGAGAAATGGAGTACATTGAAGGGTGGCCGTTGGAGCGGGCGTGTGGCTTGGGGATGGTCGTGTGCCTTCCTAGGGAGTTTGCGTCTTAGTCAAGGGAGGGTACACAGGTGTCTTTTATTGGTGCTAGTACTAGAGATCTcttttgtatatacattcttttgtatgtatgttATGTTTCACAGTATAAAGGTAAAAGCAGAATGCTTGGCATGTGTAAGTAGTAACGGAGGCGAGGCCATGGGAGCCGGGTGGATGCTGGGAGGAGTGGGCAGCTTGGTGCCCGGCATGGCCAGGCCTCGGTGCTCCCCGGCTGCCGGGACACGGGCCGCCCCGTGGAACTGGGCCGCGTGACTCAGGGCGGCCCGTGTGCCCTTTGCGTGCTGCAGGTAACAGCAGTGAGTGCCCCCCTCCTGGCGATGCTGCCGATGACACGGTGTGCTTGGATCTCGGCAAGTGTAAAGACGGCAAGTGTGTGCCCTTCTGCGAGCGGGAGCAGAGGCTGGAGTCCTGCGCGTGTAATGGTGAGCACGTGGCCCTGCCCATCCTTGCAGCGGGGCGAGGGCAGGAGCAGCGGGTGGTGTGCGCAGACGGACCGCTGCCTCTGGGTCCCGCTCCTTCCACGGTCGTCTCCGGAAGCCGTCCTGTCCATCTCCCTCGTGGCTGTGTTTTCAGACCGTGAGGCCACTCGGCGGCGAGGCCAGAGGGGACTGCGGAAGGGCGGGTGGCTGGAGGTCTGTCCTCACTCCTCCTCCCGCTGGCCTCGAGCTCTGGTGTGGCCCAGGACCCACCCGGTGCGGCCCAGGCCCGGGTCCCCCCTCTGTCGGGACGTCTGCTGGGCCAGCCGCCGCCGCTCCCTGCCAGACGCCTGGGGCAGGGACCTCTCAGCCACGGCCTCTGGGACCCTTGTCCTCAGATTTCCACACTGTTTTTGGAACCCTTGGGTCTGAGGAAGGGCCTGAGGGACTGGCTGGGCTCTGAGCTCCCCGCCCTCCATCGGAGAGAGTTCTGCTGCTTTCACAACAAAAATCCCAGAAGTCAGAACCCCTGGGATGGGCACTTAGCATCCACACAGTGGAGCACGCGGCTCTTCCAGGTGGAATAACATGTAAATAAAGGTAACACACAGTCAACGTCAGATGATTTATTCAGTGAGCGGCAAGAGGCTTGGGGTGCCCTGGAAGCACGCATAGTAAGTGCCCAGGAAATGCTGATACGTGAATGAATGAGGAGAagggttttgttttccatttaaagtggttttgcttgtttttgtgttCTGGCTGATATCAGTTTTTCCTAAGAGGTCAAGTAAAGATTGTCCCGAGTTATACGGCCTGCTGACCTTTTGGACATTCCTGCCGTTTGTACGTGTGCCAAATACCCCATGTGCTGTCGGAGGGTGGTGTCCATGGAGGGGAGAGGTCGTGCTTAGGCCGCGGTGCTCCTGTCGCTGGTGCGTCACTCAGATCTGCCCCCGAGGCTGGCAGTTCTGTCACAGTGGCTTGGCTCTCGCTGGAGCCTTGGCTTTCCAGAGTGTGCTGGAAACTGAGAAGCCAAGGATTGAAAGCCGCAGCGTAATAACGCTGGGACGAAGGGAATCATTTAGCATTATGAAGGGTTTGAAGTAGAGAGAATCTGCCTTTTAATCTCTTAAAGGAAACTTTTCTGTGTAAATCGTTTTTACCTTTTGCTTTACCTCTCTGAGGGCTGAGGAGCCTGAACTCAGGAGTTACTccttggcagggggaggggaggggaggggaggggtgtgaaACCAGGATCATATTCGCTGTTGGAATAAAAAATGAGTGCGATTCCTTCCCTGCGGGAGCGGGGTAGGAGGAGGACAGGCAGGAAGAGAGCGCGTGTCTAAGAGGCTCTGCTGTTTCAGAAACCGACAACTCGTGCAAGGTGTGCTGCAGGGACCCCTCGGGCCGCTGCCTGCCCTATGTCGACGCCGAACAGAAGAACTTATTTTTGAGGAAGGGAAAGCCCTGTACAGTAGGATTTTGTGACATGAATGtgagtatttatttatctgcAGCTTTTTCTCTAACAGCCAGAtgtgaagtttttattttgtaaatgctgGGTTTTGCAAATGGAAGGGAATCAGAGCACAGATGCTCACATGTCTATCCGTTGTCGTTGTGTGAGAGTCTAGTTACGTACTGTGCGTGTGACCTCGGAGGACCAGGTGCCCTCAGGAGACTGGGCAGGACCTGGGGGACTTTGTGGTAAAGCTGAGTTTGAGGCAGGGAGTCCTACTTACTTGGTTTTCTGGGCTAATTATAAAAGTCACTAATTCTGCAGGATTGCAAGCTCTGATTTTGAAATGGGTGCCGAGTGGGCAGGAAAGACCTACGGGCAGCTTGACTCGCCTAAGTCAGACCCTTCTGCTGTCCACAGAAACACGGTTTTATCCCTGCACTGTCACGGGGAGGCCTTAAGGGCTCGAGAGGCTTCTctggcagtgtgtgtgtgagatcagTGCAGTCCTTACTGGAATTGGCCCATCTTTAACAAACTGGTTTTCTTGAGTTTTGTCTTCTGGTAATTCTAAATCCACTTATAAAAATGGACTGAGTGTGGAGTGTCAGTGACAGAGAATGCTACCTTCTTAGGTACCCATTCCAGTGTGTCAGAGATGGCTCTCCTGGCCGTTTGGTTTCAGTGGAGCCCTTTTCGTGTTAATTATGTGTTTGACTTGAAGGCAGCCATGTTCCTTCTAAATGCATGGCCGCTGGGGTAATGACGGGTGCTTTCTGTTCACAGGGCAAATGTGAGAAGCGAGTGCAGGATGTCATTGAGCGGTTCTGGGAGTTCATTGACAAGCTGAGCATCAATACTTTCGGTACGTGGTTTCCCCAGGTGGGTGGTTGCTTGGAACTGAGCTGATTTCACTGATGACGTTAGAAAAGTGTGGTTTCAGACTGATAGGCCCTAATCGTGCAATAGAAGATGGAAATAGTTACCACTTTTGTTCTGAAACGACTTCGTTGGCTAAAACAAAGTGGACACATTATAGGTCTGCCCCTGTGTAGCATGGatgcacaaattttaaaacaagggaAGTAAAAATACTGGCCTCTTTActtaaaaaatgaacatgtgACAGCGTAAGTGTCCTTCAGTCCTATAGATTGCAAAGCTGAATCCTGCTTGATATAAgagtcatttatttaaaagtgGGCCTCAGACTTTGCAGAAGCAAGGATGCACTGTGTCCTCTAGGGCTCATAAGTTAGGGTTTAGTCACAAAAACAATAGTACCCAGACAGCATCAGCGTTGTCCTCGCAAGCATTGTTCCTAGTAGGAGCCTCCTCCAGGATGAGTCTCCTGCACTGTCCCTCCGGGGACTGTGTGGGCCCTCCTGTGATGTGATCTGTTCTCCACAAGCACATGGGTCCATTCTGGGGAGAGCTCCCGTGTGTGGGGGGACAGCTGGGTGTAGAGCAGGTGGCACAGAAACGCTTCTCGGTACCAGCCCAGTTGTTATATCCCGCCAGCAGTCTGTGCCGTTTGACACGTGATAGTACTCTAAGAACGTTGCATTTTCAATTTCTAAAGTACTTGGTCAAGACATTCACTGTTTGGAATTGTTCACAGGGAAGTTTTTAGCAGACAACATCGTAGGCTCCGTCCTGGTTTTCTCCTTGATATTTTGGATTCCTTTCAGCATTCTGGTCCATTGTGTGGTAAGTCACCAGTTTTTAAgtaatgaaacattttattaaaattttgagcAACTCGAACCATGTTATCTtcggaaaagataaaaatttcttCTTAGAAAAATCTGACCTGCTGTTTCCAATGACATTTTTGGTGCTATCCCTGGGAAAGCATTTTTTGTAAAAAGATTAACTAATGGTCTCTAAAAAAAATTACGTATTTTGTGCACGGATGTTTCGCTCTCATGTATAATTTCTGAGTTTTATACTTCTAAGCACAGGAGGCTGGTTAACTGGGCTTGTCCAGGACCTCTGAGGAGTGAAGCTTCTAAACGAGCGCGCCCAGGCTGACTTTGCTGTGGCAGAGCAGATGCCAAACAGCAGCATTCCAGACATGCTGCCCCATCAGGTCTGCAGTCTTGGCAGCGTTGTCTGGGGTGCTCGCTCAGATGCTTCCACATGAGGAGAGGGAGCCGTCTTCTTTATTGTTCAAAATGAGGAACAGTTAACAGTTGAATAGGGCTTTGAGAAACTCCAGGCACTTTATGAAGTTTGATTTTGAAACAGGTGCTGAGTGGGTAGGAAAGACCTACGGGCAGCTTGACTCGCCTAAGTCAGACCCTCCTGCTGTCCACAGAAACACGATTTTATCCCTGTGCTGTCACGGGGAGGGCTTCAGGGGCTCGAGAGGCTTCGCTGGGCGGCCTGGTCCTGTTTTCCCGAAAATTTCTTTCTCCAGAAATTTTCTTATAGATCCGTTCTCCTTGCTTCTGTGGGAAAAGGAGGATTCGTCTGCTGTGTAGATGAGGACGTCAGAGCCAGCCTTCCAGGCCTGTGCCCTGAAACCCCTGCGCGGGGCCCTCCCGCGAGCCCGTGGGATGCTCCGGCCCGGCGAGCTCTCGGGTCTTCACGGCCCCGTGCCTTCCCTCGGCTGCGCGCTCTCACTGAACGGCTCTTCTCTTGGGCGGCGAGCCTGCCGGACGCCAGGAGGAGCCCTGCGAAAGCGGAGCGGTGTTAAAGGGGACGCGGTGGAGGCTTTGACAGATCGGCGACGGTGCCGTCCATTACGGTCGCTTTTACCCGAGAGTCAGACCTGCGTGGTTTACGGCGAGTTACGACTGTGGACCGAGAGGCCTGATGCTCAATTTCTGCGCAGGGCTGCCGACGGGAGGGCGGGCAGTGGCTTGTCTCTGACCTCAGCGGCCGTTCAGGGCAGCCAGGCTGgaagccaggccctgggcagggacCGAGGGCGGAGGGCGGACCACGTGTCCAGCCTTCTGCAGGGTGTGTGTCAGGACTCGAGGCCTGGCGCCGCCAAGAGCTGGGGCCACAGCGACCGTGGACACGGCCAGGAGGAGTGACGAGGCTCTGGTGGGCTGGGTCGCTGCGAGGCCAGCGCTGGCTGCGCGGAGCCACCCTCGTTCCTACCCGGGGCGGGGCCTCAGACACCAGCGCTTAAACCTTGCCTGTTTCCTTACTTAACGCcaaaaaacacatttctttgaCGTGCAAACACTTGGGCAGAACCCTTAAAGCGTGGCTGCAAAGTTCCTCCTCCTCTGCGCGACCTGCTTCCACTTTGTACACCTCCAGCTCTGAGTTCGTTCTTCCCCGGACGGTAGGAGGGGCTCATGAGGAAGGGGCGCTGAACGGAGCTGTTCGCAGGAGTGACGCTGCTCTGCTCTTCTTTCTAGGATAAGAAACTGGACAAGCAGTTTGAATCGCTGTCTCTGTTCCACCCCAGTGTAAGTATCTCTCACGAGTCGTTCTCGGTTGTATTTTGAGGTCTGCTAAGCAGAGACCTTCACTGGCCTCCCCAGCAAGAGCCACCAGCCTTTCCAGCGGCGCCGTCTCTGGCAGGAAGGTCCTGGGGTAGCAGGAGGGATCTAGGTTGGATGCTAAGGTCAGTTCTCATGACAGTGACGGTGAACGTTTGCTAGTCGCTTGGATGGTCAGCCCTGAGTGGTCAGCTGTTCAGCACGGGCTTAGTTTAACACTGAGAGAGCTTTTCCTGTCTTGGGATCCTGACAGCGTTGTTTCTCGTGAGTCTCCTTTGGGTCTTCAAACGGCGGCGTGTCAGGACTTGAACACTAACCGCTCGAGTCGCTTCTTGGGGTGCCTTCCCCAGCGTGGGGATCAGGGTGCCGATGGGCGCGGCCATCTGCCGGGTGAGGCTGGGACTGTGGGACCTGGGGTGCACCTACTCCGTGTCTTTCCAGAACGTCGAGATGCTGAGCAGCATGGATTCCGCGTCAGTTCGCATCATCAAGCCCTTTCCCGCGCCCCCGACCCCGGGCCGCCTGCAGCCCCCGCAGCCTGCCCCTGCGGTGCCCCCCGCACCTTTGGTGCCTGTGGCCCCAAAGCTGGACCACCAGCGGATGGACACCATCCAGGAGGACCCCAGCACGGATTCGCACGCCGACGAGGATGGCTTCGAGAAGGACCCCTTCCCAAATAGCAGCGCAGCCGCCAAGTCGTTCGAGGACCTCACGGACCATCCGGTCACCAGAAGCGAAAAGGCCTCGTCCTTTAAGCTGCAGCGTCAGAACCGCATTAACAGCAAGGAAACCGAGTGCTAGTTCAGGACCGCGTCCCGAGCGCTCTGACGTCCGTGTgcagaatatttttatagatttgacCTCAAATCACTGCAGTTTTTGTGaagatttgggagaaaaaaaggaagtgacttcacagcagatgCCGGTCATGTGTTTGGACTTCCTTTGCATATGTAATACTTGTGTGGTCAGGCCCTTTTCCTTCTGAAGAGGTAAGGTGAATCTCGCTTATTTTGAGGCTTTcaggttttagttttttttgatcTTTAAGATATCCTTCAACCTCTGACGCCAAAGCAGAAACTACAGCTGGATTAGGTTTTGagtatttacatttttgtaaattaaCTTTTCATATTGGGAACGGCACTGATTAGGGAGatgctcagtttttttttaaacactgtaatGATCCAGCAAACTTAATGAGGCATTTAGCAGGTTTCTTGTGAGGATAACTGGAACACAGAatagatttatttcttttgccttgaagacaaagggagaaaaaaccAATGTATAGATTGTCTCCAAAATGTGGGTTCTGTTTCTAGGTATTACCTAGAACTTGTAGCAGCAGAAGGGAATTACACTGCTAAATTTAGGGATAGGGTTTCTTAATTCTAAATTGTTAAGAATCTCTAATGTCTAGAATTAAAACAATCTAGCTTATAGTGAGGGTTACAAATTGTAGCTCAATGAATCTACAGAATTCTGCCAACTGTTTTAGGACCCTAGGTAGCTGGGcagtttttgtgtgtttctgaAGTATCTTCATGTATCAATACTGTCACCATCCTCTTAAAACATTCGCCATTCAGAAAGCCTGAACTACTTCAGAATAAGAAAGTTATGGTCGCCTCTTCTCAAACACTAGTGGCCAAGGATGCACAGGAGATGGTTTGGGTGCGACGTGCTGGCCTGGGGCTTTCTTCCCCACACAACTGATTGGTACTTACCCGTTACTTCTTCATCTAGTGCTTCAGTATGGTCTGCATCTACTGTGTGAAGGATAGAAACCATCAGGTTGAATTCTGATTTCCTTTTAAAAGCTTCTTTCCCCTGCTAAGTATTGAAATGTGCTCACCAGCGAACACATTTTAACTGAGATAACTTGTAAGCTTTGAGAGCAATCAGCCAAACCTGTGACAAATCGTATCTTTTTTTCTAAGGATGTTTGTTACGCAGATACCTGTTACACTAATACTTGAACTTGTACCTTGTGGTATTTGCTGTCTTTTAACTAGTCATAATATTCTTATAGTTAACACTTTTGCAATCTGATATAAGGTGAGTGGGGGGTGAGTggggtgtgtgggtgtatgtATGAGAGTGAAATGGTTCCCAGCTGAATGTAAGAaaccattttttataaaattgtgactttttaaaaaaccaacactgTCTTTaccttttttccatttataaaattaataagctgCTCAGGGTATATTTTGTAGCTGTGGCACTGATCTGATGACACCTGCatccatcaataaatatttattatcaaaCCACGACGCACCTACAAAGCTGTCCTGAAAACTTCCAATGCTTTTATTAATCTTGGTGGCAGATGTCTGTGATTTTTATTGCAGGGTCATGAGCAAAGGTTTAAACTTCTCTGACCACTTATCTTGGGGTCTTTGTGCACTGGCGACTTCCTGTTCTGTAGATTAACAGCTGGACTTGGTTTTCGGTGACTAGTGGGCCCCGTCTCCCAGAAGACTTAGTTCTGGTTTTGCTTCTGCTATGTCTCGCCAGTAAGGGAGCAACAAAAGCAGTGAAGAGACTTTCTTCTCTATCGAAGGCCAAAGATAGGAGAACAAAAACTCATTTCCTTTTGGTGATAAATGTAGTCCGTCTGacaaacaggaagaagaaaagtccTGTAAGGGGAAGAGAACACAGTTAAAGGGGTGGCTGGTCTCCCAGCTGTGGCCCCAGGCGGCGAGTCCCCGGCCTGAACAGCAGCCTCTGGTGCTGCATTAGCTCATCAAATGCTCCCACACCCTTTGTGGAGGGACAGTGTCTGCATATGACACATGGAGCGTCACAGAACCTCACACCATTAATGAGCGCCTGAGCCGAAGTGTCTTTCCAAGTCAGCAGACGGAAGAAGAGGATCAATGCGTGAGTACAGCACGTTGATGTAGCCAACAAAGTGAAAAATTTGTTACAAGAGCTCAGGGCCCAGTGTGTCAAATTGTTTTTGACTCTTCTCAGTCTAGGAATTAAATTGACAGGCACAGTATTAGATGAAAAGACTTTGTACTGTCCAGAGTCCAGACGCCCCACCCCTGGAGCCCCTTCTCCTTTGGGGAAGAATCCTTTCCCTATGCGGGAGCTCCGCCCATCCCCATTAGAACTTGGAACTGGTTCATGACTTGCAGACCAGGGATTCCGATTAGCCGCACTCCTCCcgggccttagttttctcatctctgctGTGTTTGTTTGGTCAGCTGATCGCTGAGGAAGACCTTCCCAGCTCTGGACTCTTAATACGTTAGGTAAGTCTAAAAGGACTTCAAAGAGCCACTAGCCCAGCAGTCtgcagtttccttttctctagcaGCATTACTTTTCCAAACCATCTCAGGTGGAAGCGTAACGCAGACAAAAACACAGCTCTGGGTGCTGGCTCAGCAGTCACGTGGCCAAGCCTGCTCCCGACCTGGGAACGCACAAGGTGGGTCAAGTCCACTCAGGGTGCAGAGGAACACAAACATGGCCTTCTCGTCtgcagtgggactgctgggtcccACGTAAGCACGCATTTATTTAACTGTACAGGAGGCTGTCGTGCTGTCTtccggggtggctgtgtcattctGCACGGGGACTGGCTTTTTACCTTTTATATTTGTAACTGGGCTTTCTGGCTATAAACCAATTAGAACTCCATACCTCAACTATGAATTTTAGTTAATACCATATT
Encoded proteins:
- the ADAM17 gene encoding disintegrin and metalloproteinase domain-containing protein 17 isoform X3, which translates into the protein MAKSYPSEEKDAWDVKMLLEQFSFDIAEEASKVCLAHLFTYQDFDMGTLGLAYVGSPRANSHGGVCPKAYYSPTGKKNIYLNSGLTSTKNYGKTILTKEADLVTTHELGHNFGAEHDPDGLAECAPNEDQGGKYVMYPIAVSGDHENNKMFSNCSKQSIYKTIESKAQECFQERSNKVCGNSRVDEGEECDPGIMYLNNDTCCNSDCMLRPGVQCSDRNSPCCKNCQFETAQKKCQEAINATCKGVSYCTGNSSECPPPGDAADDTVCLDLGKCKDGKCVPFCEREQRLESCACNETDNSCKVCCRDPSGRCLPYVDAEQKNLFLRKGKPCTVGFCDMNGKCEKRVQDVIERFWEFIDKLSINTFGKFLADNIVGSVLVFSLIFWIPFSILVHCVDKKLDKQFESLSLFHPSNVEMLSSMDSASVRIIKPFPAPPTPGRLQPPQPAPAVPPAPLVPVAPKLDHQRMDTIQEDPSTDSHADEDGFEKDPFPNSSAAAKSFEDLTDHPVTRSEKASSFKLQRQNRINSKETEC